The following are encoded in a window of Megalops cyprinoides isolate fMegCyp1 chromosome 16, fMegCyp1.pri, whole genome shotgun sequence genomic DNA:
- the eif1ad gene encoding probable RNA-binding protein EIF1AD: MSQATKRKHVMKEVLGNLVTPTESQQIVRVLGSPGNNLHEVVTAQGDRFLVSMPTKFRKNIWIKRGDFVIVDPIAEGEKVKAEISFILYKDHIRQLQATGIWPDGFSEDSALEERGAQHTQENRRGEEEEDGGMSDSDEDDGDLFVNTNRVNYHYSENEEETEEEDDDDDDDEEEEEEGENGEEEEDSREKDIVGGQD, translated from the exons ATGTCGCAGGCCACCAAACGCAAGCATGTTATGAAGGAGGTGTTGGGCAACCTTGTCACCCCAACCGAAAGTCAGCAGATCGTTAGG GTTTTAGGCAGCCCGGGGAATAACCTCCATGAGGTAGTGACAGCTCAGGGTGACCGCTTCCTGGTCAGCATGCCCACCAAATTTCGCAAGAACATCTGGATCAAGAGAG GTGATTTTGTGATCGTGGACCCCATCgcagaaggagagaaagtgaaagcGGAGATCAGCTTCATCCTCTACAAGGACCACATTCGCCAGCTACAGGCAACAGGCATCTG GCCAGATGGGTTCTCAGAGGACTCAGccctggaggagaggggagcgcagcacacacaggaaaacagaagaggagaggaagaggaggatggagggatgtcTGATTCAGACGAGGACGACGGCGACCTTTTTGTCAACACAAACCGTGTAAACTACCACTACAGTGAGAATGAGGAAGAAACCgaggaagaagatgatgatgatgatgatgatgaggaggaggaggaggagggggagaatggggaagaagaggaggacagTAGAGAGAAGGACATTGTGGGAGGGCAGGACTAA
- the LOC118791467 gene encoding N-acetyllactosaminide beta-1,3-N-acetylglucosaminyltransferase 2-like gives MPRCRLRRLLCFCVCLPCLLVGNLFIYVTVSVCMSMSMFRPPQQLPDLFIAPGASETEAQGRHPVKPFWDLQPGGGALWNRLQLEWDRKHNPILGGTEPRAEGGGEGWVASPVGPDCHWDRSLASGMPDFGNLPGHIQEFVFSMHCREYPLLTDQPGTCGTTGQEAPMLLLAIKSEEGNFENRQAIRQTWGQTGWVRGLEGEGGEVRRVFLLAKQDSATGPYADVAELLELEKVRYQDILQWDFKDTFYNLTLKDVLFLRWFSNRCPRARFVFKGDDDVFVRTPVLLDFLAEQEVGQRPGREMRDFFVGDVIGNAVPLRQASTKYYIPESFYKGQYPWYAGGGGVVYSGAMALRLRQVSERVRLFPIDDVYMGMCLRRLGLSPIHHHGFLTFDFQGEDGDKPCAYHSILLVHKRGPKDMLRLWEVLKMPRPDCANHTKALLRVDLPVKATLEGSGH, from the coding sequence ATGCCTCGATGCCGGCTGCGTCGTttgctgtgcttctgtgtgtgcctgccctGCCTTCTGGTGGGGAACCTCTTCATCTACGTCACAGTGTCGGTCTGCATGTCCATGTCCATGTTCCGGCCCCCGCAACAGCTCCCTGACCTCTTCATTGCCCCTGGTGCCTCTGAAACGGAGGCGCAGGGGCGCCACCCCGTCAAGCCCTTCTGGGACCTCCAGCCGGGGGGCGGTGCTCTGTGGAACCGGCTGCAGCTGGAGTGGGACCGCAAACACAATCCCATCCTCGGAGGAACGGAGCCCCGGGCAGAGGGTGGGGGCGAGGGCTGGGTCGCTTCCCCGGTGGGGCCTGACTGCCACTGGGACCGGAGCCTGGCGTCAGGCATGCCAGACTTCGGCAACCTGCCGGGGCATATCCAGGAGTTTGTGTTCTCCATGCACTGCAGGGAGTACCCGCTGCTGACTGACCAGCCTGGGACCTGCGGCACCACAGGCCAGGAGGCACccatgctgctgctggccaTCAAATCTGAGGAGGGGAACTTCGAGAACCGGCAGGCCATCCGGCAGACGTGGGGGCAGACAGGCTGGGTGAGGGgtctggagggggaggggggagaggtgcGGAGGGTCTTCCTCCTGGCCAAACAGGACTCGGCAACGGGTCCGTACGCAGACGTGGCCGAGCtcctggagctggagaaggtgCGCTACCAGGACATCCTCCAATGGGACTTTAAGGACACCTTCTACAACCTGACTCTGAAGGATGTGCTCTTCCTGCGGTGGTTTTCCAACCGCTGCCCCCGTGCCCGCTTCGTCTTCAAGGGTGATGACGATGTGTTTGTGCGTACGCCGGTGCTCCTTGACTTCCTGGCAGAGCAGGAGGTGGGACAGCGGCCAGGGCGGGAGATGAGGGACTTCTTCGTGGGCGACGTAATTGGCAATGCGGTTCCTCTCCGGCAGGCCTCCACTAAATACTACATCCCTGAGAGCTTCTACAAGGGCCAGTACCCCTGGTATGCgggcgggggaggggtggtgtaCTCTGGAGCCATGGCTCTGCGTCTGAGGCAGGTTTCTGAGAGGGTGCGCCTGTTCCCCATTGACGATGTCTACATGGGTATGTGCCTGCGGCGCCTGGGCCTCTCCCCCATCCACCACCATGGCTTCCTCACCTTCGACTTCCAGGGGGAGGACGGAGACAAGCCCTGTGCCTACCACTCCATCCTGCTGGTGCACAAACGGGGCCCCAAAGATATGCTTCGCCTGTGGGAGGTGCTCAAGATGCCACGTCCTGACTGTGCCAACCACACCAAGGCTTTGCTCAGGGTGGACCTTCCAGTGAAGGCCACATTGGAAGGGTCAGGCCATTGA